A window of the Desulforapulum autotrophicum HRM2 genome harbors these coding sequences:
- the hslU gene encoding ATP-dependent protease ATPase subunit HslU yields the protein MSDLKPMEIVRELDRYIIGQKNAKKSVAIALRNRWRRRQVPDDLRDEIAPKNIILIGPTGVGKTEIARRLARLTDSPFYKVEASKFTEVGYVGRDVESMIRDLMELTVNTLKVRQQEEVQEKAAAMAEERILDLLLPESGGPEGATLTEPHLEVVSSSSSKSSTREKLRKMLNNGKLDSRFVDIDVTGKASPMIEIFSNTGMEEMGINMKDMLGNLLPKNTKRRKVKVAEAMKILTQDEAAHLVDMEKVTADAVEMVEQSGIIFLDEIDKIAGKGNSQGPEVSKEGVQRDLLPIVEGSSVPTKYGTVKTDHILFIASGAFHIAKPSDLIPELQGRFPIRVELTSLGKDEFVRILTEPKNALILQYIALLRTEGVELEFTEDAIDKIASIAVDVNERTENIGARRLHTIMEKLLEEILFHAPDVEEKKMVVDADFVDKQLMEIVKDEDLSRYIL from the coding sequence ATGAGTGACCTTAAGCCCATGGAGATTGTCCGGGAACTTGACCGGTACATCATCGGTCAGAAAAACGCCAAAAAATCCGTAGCCATCGCCCTTAGAAACCGGTGGCGCCGCCGCCAGGTTCCCGATGATTTAAGGGACGAGATCGCTCCCAAGAACATTATCCTCATCGGCCCGACCGGTGTTGGAAAAACCGAGATTGCACGTCGGCTTGCCCGGTTGACGGACTCTCCCTTCTATAAGGTGGAGGCCTCCAAGTTCACGGAGGTCGGGTATGTGGGAAGGGACGTGGAGTCCATGATCCGGGACCTTATGGAATTGACGGTGAACACCCTCAAGGTCCGGCAACAGGAAGAAGTCCAGGAAAAGGCGGCGGCCATGGCCGAGGAGAGAATCCTTGATCTGCTGCTGCCCGAGTCGGGCGGGCCTGAAGGTGCAACCCTTACAGAACCCCATCTGGAGGTCGTTTCGTCATCCTCGTCCAAGTCTTCCACCCGGGAAAAGCTGAGGAAAATGTTAAATAACGGCAAGCTCGATTCTCGGTTTGTTGATATTGACGTGACGGGAAAGGCTTCGCCCATGATCGAAATTTTTTCCAACACGGGCATGGAGGAGATGGGTATCAACATGAAGGACATGCTGGGAAATCTTCTGCCCAAGAATACCAAGCGTCGTAAGGTCAAGGTGGCCGAGGCCATGAAGATTCTTACCCAGGATGAGGCGGCCCACCTGGTTGACATGGAAAAGGTAACCGCCGACGCCGTTGAAATGGTTGAACAGTCAGGCATCATTTTCCTTGACGAGATCGACAAGATTGCCGGCAAGGGAAATTCCCAGGGGCCGGAGGTGTCCAAGGAGGGGGTCCAGCGGGATCTTTTACCCATTGTCGAGGGAAGTTCAGTCCCCACCAAGTATGGCACGGTAAAAACCGACCATATTCTGTTCATCGCCTCGGGTGCCTTTCACATTGCCAAACCCTCGGATCTCATTCCCGAACTCCAGGGCCGGTTTCCCATACGGGTTGAACTTACAAGTCTTGGCAAGGACGAGTTCGTAAGGATACTCACCGAGCCCAAGAACGCCTTGATTCTTCAGTATATTGCCCTTTTGCGAACAGAAGGGGTTGAGCTTGAATTCACCGAGGATGCCATCGATAAAATTGCCTCCATTGCCGTTGACGTGAACGAAAGAACCGAAAACATCGGCGCCAGAAGGCTTCACACCATCATGGAAAAGCTGCTCGAAGAAATTTTGTTCCACGCTCCGGATGTTGAGGAGAAAAAGATGGTTGTGGACGCAGACTTTGTGGACAAACAGCTCATGGAGATTGTCAAGGATGAGGATCTTTCGAGGTATATCCTATGA
- the hslV gene encoding ATP-dependent protease subunit HslV has protein sequence MTDTFHGTTILAVRHKNWVVVAGDGQVTLGTIVTKHKAKKVRRIYNDKIITGFAGATADALTLSEKLEQKLEQYNGNLTRSAVELAREWRTDKYLRRLEAMMIAADEKNTYLLSGNGDVIEPDDGVISIGSGSTAAQAAAQALVVHTDLDARTIVTEAMKIAAALCIYTNNYITIEEMKQ, from the coding sequence GGGTGGTTGTGGCAGGTGACGGCCAGGTGACCCTTGGCACCATTGTTACAAAACACAAGGCAAAAAAGGTGCGGCGGATTTACAACGACAAGATTATCACGGGATTTGCCGGTGCCACGGCCGATGCCCTCACCCTTTCTGAAAAGCTTGAACAAAAACTTGAACAGTATAACGGCAACCTCACCCGCAGTGCAGTGGAGCTTGCAAGGGAGTGGCGCACGGACAAATATCTAAGACGCCTCGAGGCCATGATGATTGCGGCGGACGAGAAAAATACCTATCTGCTGTCCGGCAACGGGGACGTGATTGAGCCTGACGACGGGGTGATCAGCATTGGCTCAGGCAGCACGGCAGCCCAGGCTGCGGCCCAGGCCCTGGTGGTTCACACCGACCTTGACGCCCGGACCATCGTGACCGAGGCCATGAAGATTGCTGCGGCCCTGTGTATCTACACCAACAATTACATAACCATTGAAGAGATGAAACAATGA